From the genome of Paraburkholderia largidicola:
GCTCGCGTGATCGGCATGGCAACGGCCGGCGTCGAACCGCGCATCATGGGCATCGGCCCGGCCCCCGCCACGCAGAAGCTGCTGAAGCAACTCAATATGACGCTCGACCAGTTCGACGTGATCGAACTCAACGAAGCGTTTGCGTCGCAAGGCCTGGCCGTTCTGCGTCAACTCGGTTTGCGCGATGACGATCCGCGCGTCAATCCCAATGGCGGTGCGATCGCGCTGGGGCATCCGCTCGGCGCATCCGGCGCGCGCCTGATTACGACGGCGCTGCATCAACTCGAACGCACCAATGGCCGTTACGCGCTTTGCACGATGTGCATCGGCGTCGGGCAAGGCATCGCACTCGCTATCGAGCGCGTCTGATCGCCCCGAGTTCCGAAACCATATAGAGACGAGGAGACAAGCGATGACCTATGAAGCGATCCGCGTAGACATCGACGCTGCCACCCGCGTCGCGACCGTGACGCTGAACCGTCCTGACAAGCTGAACAGCTTCACGCGCGCCATGCATCAGGAATTGAACGCGGCGCTCGACGAAGTAGAAGCCGCCGGCGCGCGCGCGCTCATACTCACAGGCGCCGGCCGTGGCTTCTGCGCTGGACAGGATCTGGCCGATCTCGATTTCACGCCGGGTGCCATGACAGATCTCGGCGATCTGATCGACCGGCACTTCAATCCGCTGATCCGACGGTTGCAAGCCCTTCCACTGCCCGTCATCGCCGCCGTGAACGGCACGGCCGCGGGCGCAGGCGCGAATCTCGCGCTCGCTTGCGACCTCGTGCTGGCCGCGCGTTCGGCGAGCTTCATCCAGGCCTTCGTAAAAATTGGGCTCGTGCCGGATTCCGGCGGCACGTGGTTCCTGCCGCAACGCGTGGGCATGGCCCGGGCGCTGGGACTGGCGATCACCGGCGACAAGCTCAGTGCCGACAAGGCGGAAAGCTGGGGCCTCATCTGGAAGGCCGTAGAAGACGCCGAACTGCAGAACACCGCAGCCCAGCTCGCCACGCAACTCGCGCAGCAGCCCACGCGCGCGATTGCGGCCATCAAGCAGGCGATGCGGTCGAGCGCAACGCAAACGCTCGACCAGCAACTCGATCTCGAACGTGACATGCAGCGCGACCTCGGCGCATCGCATGACTACGCAGAAGGGGTCCGTGCGTTCATCGAAAAACGCGCGCCGCGCTTCGAGGGCCGCTGACATGTCCACGCAACCCAACCTGAGCAACACGATGACGCCCGACGAACTCGCCCGCGCGACGGCCGAAGCCATGTATGCGAACGACGCCTGCAGCAAGGCGCTCGGCATCGACATTCTCGAAGTGCGCGCCGGCTACGCGCGCCTTCAGATGAGCGTACGGCCGGACTTTCTCAATGGTCATCAGATCTGTCACGGCGGCCTGATGTTCACGCTGGCCGATTCGGCATTCGCGTTCGCCTGCAACTCGTACAACATCAATACCGTCGCAGCGGGGTGCTCAATCGAGTTTTTGCGCCCCGTGCGCGGCGGCGACGTCCTGACTGCAGAAGCTGTCGAGCAAACATTGAGCGGTCGCAACGGCATCTACGACATTCGCGTCACGAACCGCGCGAACGAAACCGTTGCGATGTTTCGCGGCAAGTCCGCGCAAATCAAAGGCACGGTGATTCCCGTCGACGACTGACAGGGAACGTCACAGCTTCACGTAATTGCGTCGCCTTCCGCGCGGCATACTATTCTGAAAGTAAGGAGACATTCGATGACTAACCCGCTCCCGCTCGATCCCATCGAAAAGGCGAGCCGCGACGAACTCGCTGCACTACAGCTCGAACGACTGAAGTGGTCGCTCGCTCACGCCTATGAGAACTCCCCTGTCTATCGACGCAAGTTCGACGAAGCGGGTGTGCATCCGTCGGAGCTGAAGACCCTTTCCGACTTGTCGCGCTTCCCCTTCACGACGAAAAAGGATCTGCGCGACAACTATCCATTTGGTCTGTTCGCCGTACCGCAAGATCAGATTTCGCGCATTCATGCGTCATCGGGAACGACGGGCAAGCCGACCGTCGTCGGCTATACCGCGCGAGACATCGATACCTGGGCGAACCTCGTCGCACGGTCGATCCGTGCGGCAGGCGCGCGGCGCGGCGACAAGGTCCACGTGAGCTACGGCTATGGCCTGTTCACGGGCGGCCTCGGCGCGCATTACGGCGCGGAACGCGCGGGCCTTACGGTCATTCCGTTCGGCGGCGGTCAGACCGAAAAGCAGGTTCAGCTGATTCAGGACTTCCGTCCCGACATCATCATGGTGACGCCGAGCTACATGCTGTCGATTGCCGACGAACTGGAGCGCCAGGGTGTCGATCCCAAGACTTGCTCGCTGCGCATCGGCATCTTCGGCGCTGAGCCCTGGACCAACGACATGCGGCGCGCGATCGAAGAACGGATGGGCATCGACGCCGTGGACATCTACGGCTTGTCCGAGGTGATGGGTCCGGGCGTAGCGTCCGAGTGCGTCGAAACCAAAGACGGCCCGACGATCTGGGAAGACCACTTCTATCCCGAGATCATCGATCCCGAAACGGGCGAAGTGTTGCCGGACGGCGAACTCGGCGAGCTTGTGTTCACCTCGCTGACGAAGGAAGCGCTGCCCATCATCCGTTACCGCACGCGGGATCTCACGCGTCTGCTGCCCGGCACCGCGCGCACGATGCGCAGAATGGAAAAAATCACCGGCCGCTCGGACGACATGATGATCATTCGCGGCGTCAATGTCTTCCCGACGCAGATCGAAGAACTGCTGCTGAAGCAGCACGCGCTCGCGCCGCATTATCAGATCGTGCTGACGAGGGAGGGCCCGCTCGACGTGATGACGTTGAACATCGAGCCGTGCCCGGAGACCGCGCCGGACACGACCGCGCTAGAGACTGCAAAGAAGGCGCTCGCCTATGACATCAAGGCGCTGATTGGCGTGACGGCGAACGTGGTACTGCTTGGCGTGAACGGCATCGAGCGCTCGGTGGGTAAGGCGCGTCGCGTGATCGACAAGCGCAAGGCAGGCGCGTAACGCGCGCACAAAAGCAAACAGCCCGACGGCAGTGACACAAACCGTCGGGCTGTTCAGATCAGACTATCGCCTGAACTCAGGATCAGGGCCTGGCATCACGAATTGGGCAGGAGCAGCCACATCCGGCCGCCTTGCTTCATCTTCCCAGCCAGATCGCCCGCTTCATCGCCGAGTCCCCAGAAGTAGTCCGCACGCACGCCGCCCTTGATCGCCGAACCCGTGTCCTGCGCAAACACCAGACGATTCATCGGTGCATTGGTCATCGGGCGTGTCGTCTGCAGGAAGACGGGCGTACCGAGCGGGATCGCCGCCGGATCGACGGCAATCGAGCGCTCCGGCGTAAGCGGCACGCCAAGCGCGCCAATCGGACCATCGGCACCACCGCCGGCCGCAGGCTCGCTCGACGGCATCTCGCGGAAAAACACGAAGCGCGGATTCGTGTCGAGCAGTGCATCGACACGCGTCGGGTTTGCGCGCGCCCACGCCTTGATACCTTGCATGGTCGCCTGCGACGGCGTCAGTTCGCCGCGATCGAGCAACCATCGGCCGATCGACTTGTACGGCTGATTGTTCGTCCCGCCAAAGCCGACGCGCATCACGCTACCGTCTTCCATCACGATGCGACCCGAGCCTTGCACCTGAAGGAAGAAAGCCTCGATGGGATCGTCGACCCACACGAGTTCATTGCCGTTCAGCGCGCCCGAACGCTCGAGCTGCGCACGCGCCGGCATCGGAGAACCGGGGCGGTATGCCGAAGGCCAACGGTACAAGGCCGTCTGATACACGCCATGCCGAACGCGCGAACCTCGCAGCAGCGGCTCGTAGTAGCCTGTCACGAGTCCGTCGAGCGTGCCGTCGGTGTTCGAGAACTGAAACGGCGTGAAGTAGGTTTCGAAGAAAGTGCGCGCACTCGCCACGTCCAGGTCGTCGAGCATCAGCGCAGCTGCACACGCGCGCCGCCAGGTCGGCTGGGTGGCAAGGCGCACGCAGTTCTGACGCAGCGCCGCAGCAGCGCCGATCAGCGAATCGTCCTGCCATCCCGGCACCTGCCGCCACGCGACGGGGGTCAGCCGCTGGGCGGCGATCTGACCGGGTATGATCGCGGCGCCCGTCGGCGGCGAAACGGACGGCCGCACCGCGCCACCGCCGCCGCACGATGCAAGCAATACGGCAAGCGACAGCGCTCCCGCCCAGGCCGCGGCCCGGCGGGCAAAGCGCATACAATGATTGTTCTCGATGGAAACTGCCATGTCTGATCTGCTCGACGAATATCCGATGCTCATCTTCGCGCTGGAGGCGCTCCTGGCGCTTTCCCTGCTGATTTTCATCGTTGTGTGGACAGCGTCCGGCAAGAAAAAGAATGCCGCACGCCAAAGGCAGGACGCGAAACAGGTCCCGTCGCGGCAGGAACCGCGTCGCTGACTGACAGCGCGCGGCGTCTCACGTTCAACGCGCGTTCAATGCAGCGTGCGCGGCATGCGCAGAACGAATTCCGGCACGGGCGCGTCCCAGCGCTCACCGTCCTCCGCCACGCAAAAATACTCGCCGCGCATCGTCCCGACGGGCGTCGCGATCACGGCGTAGCTCGTGTACTCGAACTGCTCGCCCGGCTTCAGCAAAGGCTGATGCCCGACCACACCCAGTCCTTTCACTTCCTGAACGCGATTTTCGCTATCCGTAATGACCCAGTGACGCGCGATCAGTTGCGCGGTGGCCTGGCCTGTATTGCGGATGGTGAGCGTGTAAGCGAAAGCGTATTTCCGATGCTCCGGGTCCGACTCCTCGGCGATGTACCGGACCTGGGAGGACACGCTGAATTCGTACTGACTCATGCTGATTCCGATGGTGAGCAAAGCGCGCAATCTATCTGCACAAGGCCGTGTGCAGGCGGCTCGGCGTGAATAGCGGCGCGCCGGCACAGACGTTGACATGGTTTGGCATTCTGCTTGATGCAGCGCACGCCCGCAACCGCAT
Proteins encoded in this window:
- the paaG gene encoding 2-(1,2-epoxy-1,2-dihydrophenyl)acetyl-CoA isomerase PaaG yields the protein MTYEAIRVDIDAATRVATVTLNRPDKLNSFTRAMHQELNAALDEVEAAGARALILTGAGRGFCAGQDLADLDFTPGAMTDLGDLIDRHFNPLIRRLQALPLPVIAAVNGTAAGAGANLALACDLVLAARSASFIQAFVKIGLVPDSGGTWFLPQRVGMARALGLAITGDKLSADKAESWGLIWKAVEDAELQNTAAQLATQLAQQPTRAIAAIKQAMRSSATQTLDQQLDLERDMQRDLGASHDYAEGVRAFIEKRAPRFEGR
- the paaI gene encoding hydroxyphenylacetyl-CoA thioesterase PaaI, with translation MSTQPNLSNTMTPDELARATAEAMYANDACSKALGIDILEVRAGYARLQMSVRPDFLNGHQICHGGLMFTLADSAFAFACNSYNINTVAAGCSIEFLRPVRGGDVLTAEAVEQTLSGRNGIYDIRVTNRANETVAMFRGKSAQIKGTVIPVDD
- the paaK gene encoding phenylacetate--CoA ligase PaaK; protein product: MTNPLPLDPIEKASRDELAALQLERLKWSLAHAYENSPVYRRKFDEAGVHPSELKTLSDLSRFPFTTKKDLRDNYPFGLFAVPQDQISRIHASSGTTGKPTVVGYTARDIDTWANLVARSIRAAGARRGDKVHVSYGYGLFTGGLGAHYGAERAGLTVIPFGGGQTEKQVQLIQDFRPDIIMVTPSYMLSIADELERQGVDPKTCSLRIGIFGAEPWTNDMRRAIEERMGIDAVDIYGLSEVMGPGVASECVETKDGPTIWEDHFYPEIIDPETGEVLPDGELGELVFTSLTKEALPIIRYRTRDLTRLLPGTARTMRRMEKITGRSDDMMIIRGVNVFPTQIEELLLKQHALAPHYQIVLTREGPLDVMTLNIEPCPETAPDTTALETAKKALAYDIKALIGVTANVVLLGVNGIERSVGKARRVIDKRKAGA
- the mltA gene encoding murein transglycosylase A; this encodes MKISRESARSASSAKMSIGYSSSRSDMAVSIENNHCMRFARRAAAWAGALSLAVLLASCGGGGAVRPSVSPPTGAAIIPGQIAAQRLTPVAWRQVPGWQDDSLIGAAAALRQNCVRLATQPTWRRACAAALMLDDLDVASARTFFETYFTPFQFSNTDGTLDGLVTGYYEPLLRGSRVRHGVYQTALYRWPSAYRPGSPMPARAQLERSGALNGNELVWVDDPIEAFFLQVQGSGRIVMEDGSVMRVGFGGTNNQPYKSIGRWLLDRGELTPSQATMQGIKAWARANPTRVDALLDTNPRFVFFREMPSSEPAAGGGADGPIGALGVPLTPERSIAVDPAAIPLGTPVFLQTTRPMTNAPMNRLVFAQDTGSAIKGGVRADYFWGLGDEAGDLAGKMKQGGRMWLLLPNS
- the apaG gene encoding Co2+/Mg2+ efflux protein ApaG, producing MSQYEFSVSSQVRYIAEESDPEHRKYAFAYTLTIRNTGQATAQLIARHWVITDSENRVQEVKGLGVVGHQPLLKPGEQFEYTSYAVIATPVGTMRGEYFCVAEDGERWDAPVPEFVLRMPRTLH